One region of Catenuloplanes indicus genomic DNA includes:
- a CDS encoding zinc ribbon domain-containing protein: MPQHVAGLVPGTRAGQDDPPCQPDDGNQARYRLTGLIICGICGRRADGHWVHGRAGYRCRHGHASARDAASGRPKNLYIREDHALTAAASQYAQLVGGPAERDPAVLVTRLRNDGVTLVCTADGITLDGVNNPRDHPVDPDKPADTDQHFTTDVTPDLPQKAFNPHQNHPPKRE; the protein is encoded by the coding sequence GTGCCGCAGCACGTTGCCGGACTCGTGCCGGGTACGCGTGCCGGCCAGGACGATCCGCCGTGCCAGCCTGATGACGGGAATCAGGCCCGCTACCGGCTCACCGGACTGATCATCTGCGGAATATGCGGCCGCCGCGCCGACGGGCATTGGGTCCACGGCCGGGCCGGCTATCGCTGTCGACACGGTCACGCCAGCGCCCGCGACGCCGCATCCGGCAGGCCCAAGAACCTCTACATCCGCGAAGATCACGCGCTCACTGCCGCTGCTTCCCAGTACGCGCAGCTTGTCGGTGGTCCCGCCGAGCGTGATCCCGCGGTGCTCGTCACCCGGCTACGGAACGACGGCGTCACGCTCGTCTGCACGGCAGACGGCATCACCCTCGACGGCGTCAACAACCCGCGAGATCACCCGGTCGATCCGGACAAGCCTGCAGACACTGACCAGCACTTCACCACAGACGTCACACCTGACCTGCCCCAGAAAGCATTCAACCCCCACCAAAATCATCCGCCGAAACGTGAATAA
- a CDS encoding phytanoyl-CoA dioxygenase family protein — MDDTTLVSRFLRDGFVKLEGAVAPRVAADCASLLWRETGCDPDDPATWTQPVHWVPGMAQGPFAAAPNSPLLHHAYDLLAGPGRWEPRYSLGTFPLRFPHEEEPDDAGWHIEGSYLPEAESWYFTNLRSRGRALLMLFLFSEIGDNDAPTRIRVGSHLDVPKVLEKYGEDGASGLTLAPDLATASAHRPLALATGSPGDVYLCHPFLVHAAQPHHGTRPRFMAQPPLMPAAPYELERADGTYSPVEIAIRRGLGQDASGTDGDGTDATRSVRS, encoded by the coding sequence ATGGACGACACGACCTTGGTATCCCGCTTTCTGCGCGACGGCTTCGTGAAGCTGGAGGGCGCGGTCGCGCCGCGCGTGGCAGCGGACTGCGCGAGTCTGCTGTGGCGGGAGACCGGCTGCGACCCGGACGATCCGGCGACGTGGACACAGCCCGTGCACTGGGTGCCCGGCATGGCGCAGGGGCCGTTCGCCGCCGCTCCCAACTCCCCCCTCCTGCATCACGCCTACGACCTGCTCGCCGGGCCAGGACGCTGGGAACCGCGTTACTCGCTGGGCACCTTCCCGCTGCGGTTCCCGCACGAGGAGGAGCCGGACGACGCGGGCTGGCACATTGAGGGCAGCTATCTGCCGGAGGCCGAGAGCTGGTACTTCACCAATCTGCGCTCCCGCGGCCGGGCCCTGCTGATGCTCTTCCTGTTCAGCGAGATCGGTGACAACGACGCCCCGACCCGGATCCGGGTCGGCTCACACCTCGACGTACCGAAGGTGCTGGAAAAATACGGGGAAGACGGAGCGAGCGGACTGACCCTCGCACCCGACCTGGCGACGGCGTCCGCGCACCGGCCGCTCGCCCTCGCGACCGGATCTCCGGGCGACGTCTACCTGTGCCACCCATTCCTGGTGCACGCGGCGCAACCGCACCACGGAACGCGTCCCCGCTTCATGGCCCAACCGCCGCTGATGCCGGCCGCACCGTACGAACTGGAGCGTGCCGACGGCACGTACTCACCCGTGGAGATCGCGATCCGTCGAGGTCTCGGACAGGACGCCTCCGGAACGGACGGAGACGGCACCGACGCGACTCGCTCGGTCCGTTCCTGA
- a CDS encoding cytochrome P450 codes for MGARVRTDLPAAVREDADRGQRGTGRSSRRCCATGRTASPVPGSGPSWKDSASMVLTMMLAGQDTTSSLIAWTLHHLAGDPDTQERVRAEAATVLREFGPPADPAALRGLRHTDAAIQESLRLRPVVPVMGFRPTRHTVLHGTGYDLSLPAGQSILLLLSHGARAVPDPDEFRPRRWFGTMTAQPFFPFGAGPRFCPGHNLALLEATLVVGLACRDFQLAPDGGKVGEKLAFPTGLRLRPQLRPGTAGATRR; via the coding sequence GTGGGCGCGCGAGTACGGACCGACCTACCTGCTGCGGTTCGGGAAGATGCCGATCGTGGTCAGCGGGGGACGGGCCGATCGTCGAGGCGGTGCTGCGCGACCGGCCGGACGGCTTCACCCGTACCCGGGTCGGGCCCGTCCTGGAAGGACTCGGCGTCGATGGTGCTGACCATGATGCTGGCCGGCCAGGACACCACCTCGTCCCTGATCGCCTGGACACTGCACCACCTGGCCGGAGACCCGGACACCCAGGAACGGGTACGCGCCGAGGCGGCCACCGTGCTCCGCGAGTTCGGCCCGCCCGCCGATCCGGCGGCGCTGCGCGGGCTGCGCCACACCGACGCGGCGATCCAGGAGTCGCTGCGACTGCGGCCGGTCGTACCCGTCATGGGGTTCCGGCCCACCCGCCACACCGTGCTGCACGGCACCGGCTACGACCTCAGCCTGCCCGCTGGGCAGTCGATCCTGCTGCTGCTCTCGCACGGCGCCCGCGCGGTCCCGGACCCGGACGAGTTCCGCCCGAGGCGCTGGTTCGGCACCATGACGGCCCAGCCGTTCTTCCCGTTCGGCGCCGGTCCACGCTTCTGCCCCGGCCACAACCTCGCGCTGCTGGAGGCCACCCTGGTCGTCGGCCTGGCCTGCCGCGACTTCCAGCTCGCCCCGGACGGCGGGAAGGTCGGCGAGAAACTCGCGTTCCCGACCGGGCTGCGCCTGCGCCCGCAGCTACGGCCGGGAACCGCGGGCGCCACCCGCCGGTAG
- a CDS encoding squalene monooxygenase yields the protein MDTDHAVIIGAGIGGLLTAHVLADTFDTVTVLDRDSLPDTPASRRAVPQDRQAHLLLARGLDAFEAIMPGFRADLEAQGVPFGDDQADVRYYASGRRLPPSASGHTTGAVSRVLLEHLTRQRVAGHPRIRVVSGRTVSGLTASAGGARITGVRTADGTLPASIVVDAGGRGGHSARWLAEHGYPPPPVETVRIGMTYVSRRYRYDPALLDAPLGVIVPSFPGQPYGGAAGREDADRIVLGLQAMLDADLPTDQEGLLTIAGRLPDPALAGILRHAEPVGEPSRMRFPESVRRRYERARRFPAGYLVIGDALCSFNPIYAQGMTVAALEALLLRELMHAGPTGDLARRFFRGAARLIDVPWSVATGGDLRFPEVDGIRTPATRLAGAYLGRYQRAAHTDPVLSAAFLRVANLIDPPARLFAPALLLRVARAG from the coding sequence ATGGACACCGACCATGCCGTGATCATCGGCGCGGGCATCGGCGGACTTCTCACCGCGCACGTGCTCGCCGACACCTTCGACACCGTCACGGTCCTCGACCGGGACTCGTTGCCGGACACGCCGGCCTCCCGCCGCGCCGTCCCCCAGGATCGCCAGGCGCACCTGCTGCTCGCTCGCGGCCTTGACGCATTCGAAGCGATCATGCCGGGCTTCCGCGCGGACCTGGAGGCCCAGGGAGTCCCGTTCGGTGATGACCAAGCGGATGTGCGGTACTACGCAAGCGGGCGCCGGTTACCGCCATCGGCCTCCGGCCACACCACCGGTGCCGTCAGCCGGGTCCTGCTGGAGCACCTGACACGCCAACGGGTGGCGGGCCACCCGCGCATCCGGGTCGTGTCCGGCCGGACGGTCTCGGGCTTGACCGCGTCGGCCGGCGGAGCCCGGATCACCGGGGTACGCACCGCCGACGGGACCCTGCCGGCGAGCATCGTGGTGGACGCGGGCGGACGCGGCGGGCACAGCGCGCGGTGGCTGGCCGAGCACGGCTACCCGCCGCCGCCGGTGGAGACGGTGCGCATCGGTATGACCTACGTGTCCCGGCGCTACCGGTACGATCCCGCACTGCTCGACGCGCCGCTCGGCGTCATCGTCCCGTCATTCCCCGGCCAGCCCTACGGCGGTGCCGCGGGCCGGGAGGACGCCGACCGCATCGTGCTCGGCCTGCAAGCCATGCTCGACGCCGACCTGCCGACCGATCAGGAGGGACTGCTCACGATCGCCGGCCGGCTGCCGGACCCCGCCCTCGCCGGCATCCTGCGACACGCGGAGCCGGTCGGCGAGCCCTCCCGGATGCGTTTCCCCGAGAGCGTCCGCCGCCGCTACGAACGCGCGCGACGCTTCCCGGCGGGATACCTGGTGATTGGTGACGCGCTCTGCTCTTTCAACCCCATCTACGCCCAGGGCATGACCGTCGCCGCGCTGGAGGCGTTGCTGCTGCGGGAACTGATGCACGCCGGACCCACCGGAGACCTCGCGCGACGGTTCTTCCGCGGCGCCGCCCGGCTCATCGACGTCCCCTGGTCCGTGGCGACCGGCGGCGACCTGCGCTTCCCCGAGGTCGACGGTATCCGGACACCGGCGACCCGGCTCGCCGGCGCCTATCTCGGCCGCTACCAGCGCGCCGCGCACACCGACCCGGTACTCAGCGCCGCTTTCCTCCGCGTCGCCAACCTGATCGATCCACCGGCTCGTCTCTTCGCCCCCGCGCTGCTGCTCCGGGTCGCCCGGGCGGGCTGA
- a CDS encoding sigma-70 family RNA polymerase sigma factor: protein MTATVTAGTEKAIETDERRQPGASADARLEDLYAVHADSLFWFLLSLAKGERQVAEDQLQETMLRAWRNLDGVPQGRVSQRRWLFTVARRVAIDAARARASRPAEVGTMDLTWVPDEADPAEAVVAGETIRGALAGISAEHRTILVALYIQGLSMGEVAVRLGIAEGTVKSRAHYGLRALRAVIGTVEAE, encoded by the coding sequence ATGACCGCGACGGTGACGGCCGGGACCGAGAAGGCAATTGAAACGGACGAGCGGCGACAGCCGGGTGCGAGTGCGGACGCGCGGCTGGAGGACCTGTACGCCGTACACGCCGATTCGCTCTTCTGGTTTCTGCTCAGCCTTGCGAAGGGGGAGCGGCAGGTGGCCGAGGACCAGTTGCAGGAGACGATGCTCCGGGCGTGGCGGAACTTGGACGGTGTCCCGCAGGGCCGGGTGAGCCAGCGGCGATGGCTGTTCACGGTGGCGCGGCGGGTCGCGATCGACGCGGCACGCGCCCGGGCTTCCCGGCCGGCGGAAGTCGGCACGATGGACCTGACATGGGTACCGGACGAGGCAGACCCCGCAGAGGCCGTGGTGGCGGGTGAGACCATCCGGGGCGCGCTGGCCGGGATCAGTGCCGAGCATCGCACGATCCTGGTCGCGCTCTACATCCAGGGCCTGAGCATGGGTGAGGTCGCGGTCAGGCTCGGGATCGCGGAGGGAACGGTCAAGTCCCGCGCGCACTACGGCCTGCGGGCGCTACGGGCCGTCATCGGCACCGTGGAGGCCGAGTGA
- a CDS encoding CapA family protein — MRRRLTAALLAVLLPVTACTLTGSSDATWHPAGEVTLVFGGDAHFHAEVAGLLASPETVLAPVHALLGSGDLALINLETPLTRRGQRQDKNYVFRADPVAATSLRAAGIDVVSLANNHTYDWGPEGLTDTIDAVRAQGVGTTGAGRDAAEAYAPWRITVRGVRIAVFGFDQIDELHGRAAATADSPGMAMATDVARASAAVSAARADSDLVVVMPHWGVEGNPCPTPVQKDFAARMIEAGADVIVGAHAHVLQGAGRSGDVYVAYGLGNLLFYYHPLYQPFSSRSGLLRLTVHRRQVTHAEFLPLRITRTGQPEAVTGWQADVATDNFRALRRCAELD, encoded by the coding sequence ATGAGGCGACGCCTGACCGCGGCGCTGCTCGCCGTGCTGCTTCCCGTGACGGCCTGCACCCTCACCGGGAGTTCGGACGCGACGTGGCATCCGGCCGGGGAGGTCACGCTCGTCTTCGGCGGCGACGCGCACTTCCACGCGGAGGTCGCCGGCCTGCTCGCCTCGCCGGAGACGGTTCTCGCACCGGTGCACGCGCTCCTCGGCAGTGGTGACCTGGCCCTGATCAATCTGGAGACGCCGCTGACCAGGAGGGGACAGCGGCAGGACAAGAACTACGTGTTCCGCGCGGATCCGGTCGCAGCCACGTCGTTGCGGGCGGCCGGGATCGACGTGGTGTCGCTGGCGAACAACCACACGTACGACTGGGGGCCGGAGGGCCTGACCGACACGATCGACGCGGTGCGCGCACAGGGCGTGGGCACCACCGGAGCCGGGCGCGACGCCGCGGAGGCGTACGCGCCGTGGCGAATCACGGTGCGTGGGGTGCGGATCGCGGTGTTCGGCTTCGACCAGATCGACGAGTTGCACGGCCGGGCCGCCGCGACCGCGGACAGTCCGGGGATGGCGATGGCCACCGACGTCGCCCGGGCGAGCGCGGCGGTGTCGGCCGCGCGTGCGGACAGTGACCTGGTGGTGGTGATGCCGCACTGGGGGGTGGAGGGCAACCCGTGTCCGACGCCGGTGCAGAAGGATTTCGCGGCGCGGATGATCGAGGCGGGAGCGGACGTCATCGTCGGTGCGCACGCCCACGTGCTCCAGGGCGCGGGCCGGTCCGGCGACGTCTACGTCGCGTACGGGCTGGGGAACCTGCTCTTCTACTACCACCCGCTGTACCAGCCGTTCAGTTCCCGGTCCGGGCTGTTGCGGTTGACCGTGCACCGGCGACAGGTGACGCACGCGGAGTTCCTTCCGTTGCGCATCACCCGGACCGGTCAGCCGGAAGCGGTCACCGGGTGGCAGGCCGACGTCGCCACCGACAACTTCCGCGCGCTGCGCCGGTGCGCGGAGCTGGACTGA
- a CDS encoding SGNH/GDSL hydrolase family protein, with protein sequence MRRRSSLFAAAAALSMAVTAVLAATPAGAAAGGFRYVALGDSYSSGVGNPPYAEATCKRSTVAYPVLFAAEQRLRLYSSVACSGATTEAVTGQLARLGRFTRQVTITVGGNDVGFGTGVAICLRGTDADCLAAAQASNTAATEVLPGRLDALFAAIRAAAPYADVVVAGYPRFFELTGVCTTAPLNLTKRTVMNAGADTLNGVIAGRAATAGFAFADVRPAFDGHGVCGADPWIHGIVADGALHPNAAGHALGYLPSVRAAFRTA encoded by the coding sequence TTGCGCCGTAGATCATCGTTGTTCGCCGCCGCCGCGGCGTTGTCCATGGCGGTCACCGCCGTCCTCGCAGCCACGCCGGCCGGGGCGGCCGCGGGTGGCTTCCGTTACGTCGCGCTCGGCGACTCCTACTCCTCAGGCGTCGGCAATCCACCGTACGCGGAGGCGACCTGTAAGCGCAGCACCGTCGCATACCCGGTGCTGTTCGCCGCGGAGCAGCGCCTTCGGCTGTACTCGTCCGTCGCGTGCAGCGGCGCCACGACGGAGGCGGTCACCGGTCAGCTGGCCAGGCTGGGGCGTTTCACCCGGCAGGTGACCATCACGGTCGGCGGGAACGACGTGGGCTTCGGCACCGGCGTCGCGATCTGCCTACGGGGTACGGACGCGGACTGCCTCGCCGCGGCGCAGGCCAGCAACACCGCCGCGACGGAGGTGCTGCCGGGCCGGCTCGACGCGTTGTTCGCCGCGATCCGGGCGGCGGCACCGTACGCCGACGTGGTGGTCGCCGGCTACCCACGGTTCTTCGAGCTGACCGGCGTGTGCACCACCGCACCGCTCAACCTGACCAAGCGCACCGTGATGAACGCCGGTGCCGACACCCTCAACGGTGTCATCGCCGGCCGGGCCGCCACGGCCGGGTTCGCGTTCGCCGATGTCCGGCCGGCCTTCGACGGCCACGGTGTATGCGGCGCCGACCCCTGGATCCACGGCATCGTGGCCGACGGCGCCCTGCACCCGAACGCGGCCGGGCATGCGCTGGGGTACCTGCCCAGCGTGCGGGCGGCGTTCCGTACGGCCTGA
- a CDS encoding TrmH family RNA methyltransferase, with product MVLRVSGRNARFQQWKALLGNRTKRQRHGEFLVQGVRPITMAIEHGWQIRELLYDTSAPLSGWAREALDKVPAENFAVSRELMHDLGGKADTVPELLAVVALPEDTLRRIPVGPAMLTVVFDRPTSPGNIGTLVRSADAFGAVGVIVTGHAADVYDPKAVRASTGSLFALPVVRVPSHQAVLSWVADVRAGGIDMSIIGADERGTLDAAEYDFTQPTLTLIGNETNGLSSGWREACDQFVRIPMFGSASSLNAATAASVVLYESARQRTAATRQ from the coding sequence ATGGTTCTGCGAGTGAGTGGCCGCAATGCGCGGTTCCAGCAATGGAAAGCTCTCCTCGGTAATCGGACTAAGCGGCAGCGACACGGCGAGTTCCTCGTGCAGGGCGTACGTCCGATCACCATGGCCATCGAACATGGCTGGCAGATCCGGGAGCTGCTCTACGACACCAGCGCTCCGCTGTCCGGCTGGGCACGCGAAGCCCTGGACAAGGTCCCGGCCGAGAATTTCGCCGTCTCACGTGAGCTGATGCACGACCTGGGCGGTAAGGCAGACACGGTTCCGGAGCTGCTGGCCGTGGTCGCGTTGCCGGAGGACACCCTGCGCCGTATCCCGGTCGGTCCGGCCATGCTCACCGTCGTGTTCGATCGGCCCACCAGTCCCGGCAATATCGGGACCCTCGTTCGGTCGGCGGACGCCTTCGGCGCCGTCGGCGTCATCGTCACCGGCCACGCCGCCGACGTGTACGACCCGAAGGCGGTCCGGGCGAGCACCGGCTCACTGTTCGCCCTGCCCGTGGTCCGGGTGCCCTCCCACCAGGCCGTACTCTCCTGGGTCGCCGACGTCCGCGCCGGCGGCATCGACATGAGCATCATCGGAGCCGATGAGCGCGGCACCCTCGATGCCGCCGAGTACGACTTCACACAACCCACCCTGACGTTGATCGGCAACGAGACCAACGGCCTCAGCTCCGGCTGGCGCGAGGCATGTGACCAGTTCGTCCGGATCCCCATGTTCGGGTCCGCCAGCTCCCTGAACGCGGCGACCGCCGCGTCTGTCGTGCTGTACGAATCGGCACGCCAGCGGACCGCCGCCACCCGGCAGTAG
- a CDS encoding glycosyltransferase family 2 protein, translated as MTIDEGYGGMYPRLSVVVPVFNEEDVLPLFAERLRPVLDGLLVTYEVVAVDDGSRDATPVVLETMRRRWPQLRIVRLRRNAGHQNALTAGLHRARGEYVVSIDVDLQDPPEVIARMLAAAEGGGLDVVYGVRADRGTDSLFKRWTAESYYRLMRRLTGTAVPHNAGDFRMLSRNAVNALLDLPEDRPVYRLLVPWLGLPSGEVPYARAERAAGRSKYPLAKMVRLAFDSITGFSAAPLRVATWLGCVGIALCFVMGGAVLAAYLWGNVVPGWTSMFVALVFLGALQLLCLGLLGEYVARVFTSMQNRPAYVVTFDSAAPSSRRPVRVPS; from the coding sequence GTGACGATCGACGAGGGATACGGCGGGATGTACCCGAGACTGTCAGTGGTGGTCCCCGTATTCAACGAGGAGGACGTGCTGCCGCTGTTCGCCGAGCGGCTACGCCCGGTGCTCGACGGGCTGCTCGTGACGTACGAGGTGGTGGCCGTCGACGACGGCAGCCGGGACGCGACACCGGTGGTGCTGGAGACGATGCGCCGCAGGTGGCCGCAGCTGCGGATCGTCCGGCTGCGCCGCAACGCCGGGCATCAGAACGCCCTCACCGCCGGCCTGCACCGGGCACGCGGTGAGTACGTGGTGAGCATCGACGTCGACCTGCAGGACCCGCCCGAGGTCATCGCCCGGATGCTCGCCGCGGCCGAGGGTGGAGGGCTCGACGTCGTCTACGGCGTACGCGCCGATCGCGGCACCGACAGCCTGTTCAAGCGCTGGACCGCCGAGTCGTACTACCGGCTGATGCGGCGGCTGACCGGCACCGCCGTGCCGCACAACGCCGGTGACTTCCGGATGCTCAGCCGCAACGCCGTGAACGCCCTGCTGGACCTGCCGGAGGACCGGCCGGTCTACCGGCTGCTCGTTCCGTGGCTGGGCCTGCCGAGCGGCGAGGTGCCGTACGCCCGTGCGGAGCGCGCCGCCGGCCGGTCCAAGTATCCGCTGGCCAAGATGGTCCGGCTGGCGTTCGACAGCATCACCGGGTTCTCGGCCGCGCCACTGCGGGTCGCGACCTGGCTGGGCTGCGTGGGCATCGCGCTCTGCTTCGTCATGGGCGGGGCGGTCCTGGCCGCCTACCTGTGGGGGAATGTCGTGCCGGGCTGGACGTCGATGTTCGTGGCGCTGGTGTTCCTCGGCGCGCTGCAACTGTTGTGCCTCGGGCTGCTCGGCGAGTACGTGGCGCGCGTGTTCACATCGATGCAGAACCGCCCGGCGTACGTCGTGACCTTCGACTCCGCCGCCCCGAGCAGCCGCCGGCCGGTCCGGGTGCCGTCGTGA
- a CDS encoding pyridoxamine 5'-phosphate oxidase family protein: MTDLDDLIAAYRTCEFATLARDGTPILWPTVPLRQPDGTFLITTSLGFPQKAINVRRDPRVALLFSDPTGSGLERPDQVLVRGTATCPDEIVVDPAGLEPYWRLLYERQPGSRAYVSWPATWLMDWYHMRLLITVTPEWVSRRPPFDAAPRPDSGATPLGAQRIRAFPSAVLGAVDAAGAPVLMRTVPAPDGDGYALHVPAGSDVVPGPAGLLVHRHDEALSGSRSVLLRGTLSASGDTWRLRPATLIEPSPSDSPAGIVRLLRATRRSTRAYLQRRRLPRPAIPWAAYRALANPER, translated from the coding sequence GTGACCGACCTCGATGACCTGATCGCCGCCTACCGCACCTGCGAATTCGCCACGCTGGCCAGGGACGGCACACCGATTCTCTGGCCGACCGTGCCGCTCCGGCAGCCGGACGGCACATTCCTGATCACCACCTCGCTGGGCTTCCCGCAGAAGGCCATCAACGTCCGCCGCGACCCGCGGGTGGCGTTGCTCTTCTCGGATCCGACCGGCAGCGGCCTGGAACGCCCGGATCAGGTGCTGGTGCGCGGCACCGCGACGTGCCCGGACGAGATCGTCGTCGACCCGGCCGGGCTGGAACCGTACTGGCGGCTGCTCTACGAACGTCAGCCGGGCAGCCGCGCGTACGTGTCGTGGCCTGCGACGTGGCTGATGGACTGGTACCACATGCGGCTACTGATCACCGTCACGCCGGAGTGGGTCTCCCGCCGCCCGCCGTTCGACGCGGCCCCGCGCCCGGACAGCGGTGCCACACCCCTCGGTGCGCAGCGGATACGGGCCTTCCCGTCCGCGGTGCTCGGCGCCGTCGACGCCGCCGGTGCGCCGGTTCTTATGCGTACCGTGCCGGCCCCGGACGGTGACGGGTACGCGCTGCACGTGCCGGCCGGCAGCGACGTCGTGCCCGGTCCCGCGGGCCTGCTCGTCCACCGTCACGACGAGGCGTTGTCCGGCTCTCGGAGCGTGCTGCTGCGCGGCACACTGAGCGCTTCCGGCGACACCTGGCGGCTACGCCCGGCCACGCTGATCGAGCCCAGCCCGTCCGACTCGCCGGCCGGCATCGTGCGGCTGCTGCGCGCGACACGCCGCAGCACCCGCGCCTATCTGCAACGGCGCCGGCTTCCCCGGCCGGCTATCCCGTGGGCGGCCTACCGTGCGCTGGCCAATCCCGAGAGATAG
- a CDS encoding GyrI-like domain-containing protein yields the protein MDTRIIDRPQFRLVGHAARVPLVRHGVNPHIQRHITALPAEEHRRLKALGNTEPSGLLAVSDDLDSDYAEGSEMTYLHGVAVSPGTPIPGSLDVIDVSAGTWVVIRTTGPHPQTVQKAWATAAAAWFPSHPWCLRPGPEIVAALERTNDFSTATCELWLPVEPA from the coding sequence GTGGACACCCGCATCATCGACCGTCCCCAGTTCCGGCTGGTGGGGCACGCGGCCCGCGTCCCGCTGGTCCGTCACGGTGTCAACCCGCACATCCAGCGGCACATCACCGCACTGCCGGCGGAGGAGCACCGGCGGTTGAAGGCCCTCGGTAACACTGAGCCGAGCGGCCTGCTCGCGGTCAGCGACGATCTCGACTCCGACTACGCCGAGGGCAGCGAGATGACCTACCTTCACGGGGTCGCCGTGTCCCCGGGTACGCCGATCCCCGGCAGCCTCGACGTCATCGACGTTTCGGCCGGCACATGGGTGGTCATCCGGACCACGGGGCCGCATCCGCAGACCGTGCAGAAGGCCTGGGCCACGGCCGCAGCCGCGTGGTTCCCGTCCCACCCATGGTGTCTGCGGCCAGGCCCGGAGATCGTCGCGGCGCTCGAGCGTACGAACGACTTCAGCACCGCGACCTGTGAACTCTGGCTGCCCGTCGAACCAGCGTAA